A window of the Kosakonia radicincitans DSM 16656 genome harbors these coding sequences:
- a CDS encoding GNAT family N-acetyltransferase has translation MKLFSTERTDVHLLVTDLAESFQRYLLNNRSHLAPFEPLRDEGYFTLENISQRIINSLNDYENRKCLNLVVTLKNEDRIIASINFTNFIFGVFQACYLGFSLDHDCQGKGLMHESLEKSLRYVRENYGMHRIMANHLPDNERSSNTLRRLGFVKEGYAESYLKINGVWQDHVLNSFVFPE, from the coding sequence ATGAAGTTATTTTCTACCGAGCGAACTGATGTGCATTTGCTTGTCACCGATCTTGCAGAAAGTTTTCAGCGTTATCTGCTTAATAACAGGTCCCATTTAGCGCCGTTCGAACCATTACGTGATGAAGGTTATTTTACACTCGAAAATATATCGCAAAGAATAATAAACTCACTAAACGATTACGAGAATAGAAAGTGTCTGAACCTTGTAGTGACGTTAAAAAATGAAGATCGCATTATCGCCAGTATTAACTTCACTAATTTCATCTTTGGTGTTTTTCAGGCATGTTACTTAGGTTTTTCACTGGATCATGATTGTCAGGGTAAAGGCTTAATGCATGAATCCCTTGAGAAGTCTCTTCGTTATGTGCGTGAAAACTATGGCATGCACAGGATAATGGCCAATCATCTCCCGGATAACGAACGCAGTAGCAATACATTAAGACGTTTGGGGTTTGTAAAAGAGGGATATGCCGAATCCTATTTGAAAATAAACGGTGTCTGGCAGGATCATGTCCTGAACTCATTTGTATTTCCAGAGTGA
- a CDS encoding GNAT family N-acetyltransferase: MTDITIKPAQSEHLAALRAIELASFETLRVTGAVTGGPVAGSLDDFSRLSKEGILFAAFAAEEIPVGFAGAYITANWLHIAEADVHPDWQRQGIGRRLINALLAEGKARGLTGASLTTDRYAPFNAPFYASLGFEIVQEEALSPRLKDLLAAETISGLAPLRRVAMQLVY, encoded by the coding sequence ATGACAGATATCACTATCAAACCGGCACAGAGCGAGCATCTGGCGGCATTAAGGGCGATTGAACTCGCCTCGTTTGAAACATTGCGTGTCACCGGCGCGGTGACAGGTGGGCCGGTTGCGGGCAGCCTGGATGATTTCAGCAGGTTGAGCAAGGAAGGAATTCTCTTCGCGGCATTCGCAGCAGAGGAGATCCCGGTTGGTTTCGCCGGGGCTTATATTACGGCGAACTGGCTGCATATCGCCGAAGCAGATGTGCATCCAGACTGGCAGCGGCAGGGAATTGGCCGACGGCTGATAAATGCGCTTCTGGCTGAAGGTAAGGCTCGCGGTTTAACCGGCGCTTCGTTGACGACCGATCGTTATGCTCCCTTTAACGCCCCTTTTTATGCCTCTTTGGGGTTCGAAATTGTGCAAGAAGAGGCCCTCTCGCCACGGCTAAAAGACTTACTGGCAGCAGAAACGATCTCCGGGCTGGCACCGCTGCGCCGGGTTGCTATGCAATTGGTGTATTGA
- a CDS encoding MFS transporter yields MSVDSGSIEKENSPTVEKPQSRKVLGATGLAHLFHDGATDMHYVLFALWQQQFGLSMAQIGLLKMLFSGAMSAFQIPSGELGRKYGERKVLIGGTLLLTVALLLYGTSETLIQLMILIVIGGLGASVQHPLSSSFITRFYPPQRARIALSTYNFFGDVGKGIIPSALSACLLVITWGTALQLIALLGFLVTLGLYVLLPADGKKTPQVATLAGKEATQQKQQASSCVKLPEPLRKRAFTALCVIGSIDNATRTGTLTFLPFLMAARGASATQIGFALTLIFIGGAFGKLVCGVLATKLGVIKTVAASEIITSAIVLGMTVAPLQVSWLLLVPLGIALNGTSSILYGSVAELARPHQQTRAFAIFYTASLGCGALMPLIYGLAGDAIGVKQTLIVVALLVLCILPLLIPVRSATKMTGHPPR; encoded by the coding sequence ATGAGCGTGGATTCAGGTTCCATTGAGAAAGAAAATTCGCCGACCGTCGAGAAACCGCAGAGCCGCAAAGTGCTGGGTGCAACCGGCCTTGCTCACCTTTTCCATGATGGTGCGACGGATATGCACTATGTGCTTTTTGCCCTCTGGCAGCAGCAATTTGGGCTTTCAATGGCGCAGATCGGTTTACTGAAGATGCTGTTTTCTGGTGCGATGTCGGCGTTTCAGATCCCATCGGGAGAACTGGGCAGAAAATACGGCGAGCGGAAAGTGTTAATCGGCGGCACGCTGCTTTTAACCGTCGCGCTGCTGCTGTATGGAACGTCAGAAACGCTGATACAGCTCATGATATTGATTGTGATCGGCGGCCTTGGCGCCAGCGTTCAGCATCCGCTCTCCTCCAGCTTTATTACGCGGTTTTATCCCCCTCAGCGCGCCCGTATCGCACTCAGCACCTACAACTTTTTCGGCGATGTGGGTAAAGGGATCATCCCCAGTGCGCTTTCTGCCTGCCTGTTGGTTATCACGTGGGGAACCGCACTGCAGTTGATTGCGCTTTTGGGTTTCCTCGTTACTCTCGGTCTCTATGTGTTACTGCCTGCGGATGGCAAAAAAACGCCCCAGGTGGCTACGCTGGCGGGCAAAGAGGCGACGCAGCAGAAGCAACAGGCCTCCTCCTGCGTAAAACTCCCCGAACCGCTTCGTAAACGTGCTTTCACTGCGCTGTGCGTGATTGGCAGTATCGACAACGCCACGCGTACCGGCACGCTGACATTCCTTCCCTTTTTAATGGCCGCAAGGGGAGCGTCTGCAACGCAAATTGGCTTTGCGCTGACCTTAATTTTTATTGGCGGGGCATTTGGCAAACTGGTTTGCGGGGTGCTGGCAACAAAACTCGGCGTAATTAAAACCGTCGCAGCCAGTGAGATCATTACGTCGGCCATTGTACTGGGAATGACGGTTGCCCCTTTGCAGGTAAGCTGGCTGCTGTTGGTTCCGCTGGGTATCGCGCTGAACGGAACGTCGTCCATTCTGTATGGCAGCGTAGCCGAACTCGCCAGACCGCATCAGCAAACCCGCGCATTTGCTATTTTCTATACCGCATCGTTGGGATGTGGCGCGCTTATGCCGCTTATCTATGGCCTGGCGGGTGATGCGATTGGGGTGAAACAGACATTAATCGTTGTTGCACTGCTGGTACTTTGCATATTGCCTTTGCTCATTCCCGTCAGGAGCGCGACAAAAATGACCGGACATCCGCCGCGCTAA
- a CDS encoding AEC family transporter, with amino-acid sequence MMTTLSSLAPVMFLIVMGFVLRAKNLLDHQFWLPCEKLNYFWLFPALMFSQVATASLNDFPVRPIAWSILGAVAIGAVSLWLWRIWRSQPGTVFSSVIQGALRPNTYIGVAAAAATYGTTGLTVTSISIAVAIPMLNVASIIILMHYGQGKRPGVWQIVRALVRNPVIISVVAGLAFNVSTLKLPDVVSNILHILGGASLPLGLLAVGAGLDLKAARSAHGPVLQSSFVKLLLVPLITLFIGVELGISGPVLATVVLFNALPCTPSAYIMTKLLGGDHRLSAGIISVQTVLAAVTIPFILMLTQLSPN; translated from the coding sequence ATGATGACGACGCTGTCTTCGCTTGCACCGGTGATGTTCCTGATTGTTATGGGATTTGTACTGCGGGCCAAAAACCTGCTTGATCATCAGTTCTGGTTGCCCTGCGAAAAGCTCAACTATTTCTGGCTGTTTCCGGCGCTGATGTTTTCTCAGGTGGCGACGGCGAGCCTGAATGATTTTCCGGTCAGGCCAATAGCATGGTCGATTCTGGGCGCCGTGGCGATTGGCGCAGTGTCACTCTGGTTGTGGCGAATATGGCGAAGCCAGCCGGGAACCGTCTTTTCTTCCGTTATTCAGGGCGCGCTGCGCCCTAACACCTATATTGGCGTTGCGGCGGCGGCGGCCACTTACGGCACTACCGGGTTGACGGTCACGTCTATCAGTATCGCGGTGGCAATTCCCATGCTGAATGTCGCGTCTATCATCATCCTGATGCATTACGGGCAGGGCAAAAGGCCTGGCGTATGGCAGATAGTCAGAGCACTGGTACGTAACCCGGTGATTATCTCAGTGGTCGCGGGGCTGGCGTTTAATGTCAGTACGCTCAAACTCCCGGATGTGGTCAGCAATATTCTGCATATTCTCGGCGGCGCATCGCTGCCGCTGGGCTTGCTGGCGGTTGGCGCAGGGCTCGATCTTAAAGCTGCGCGCTCGGCGCACGGGCCGGTATTACAGTCGTCGTTTGTGAAATTATTACTGGTACCGCTTATCACGCTGTTTATTGGCGTTGAATTGGGTATTTCCGGGCCGGTACTGGCCACCGTCGTCCTGTTTAATGCCCTGCCCTGTACGCCTTCCGCCTATATCATGACCAAACTTCTCGGCGGCGATCATCGGCTTTCTGCCGGGATTATCTCCGTGCAAACGGTGCTGGCGGCGGTGACCATTCCCTTTATTCTGATGCTGACCCAACTGTCACCGAACTGA
- a CDS encoding LysR family transcriptional regulator encodes MDFRGLDLNLLVAFNALMEEQNVTRAAGKASVSQPAMSAALARLRSHFADPLFIRSASGLLPTARAKEIHVHVGRALDEITHLLAPEEAFSPQNRSMAFTLGMSEYPLMVLMPTIMRAVSQQAPDVTIHVRTFVDRDQSVAMLDSGEVDLVIGIVPTQAEKRILSQPLIRDEFVTLVRRDSDAARDGMTLERYLAMKHILVSPEGNHYGLVDEQLRKQGLSRMVRLTLPTMSAVSRIIARTNYVATVLRRSVLVDEAHDDIVLLKPPLALPEIAFHLLWHRRSDGGNAHQWLRKLIHAQFSTYAE; translated from the coding sequence ATGGATTTTAGAGGGCTTGATCTGAATCTTCTCGTCGCCTTTAACGCGCTGATGGAAGAGCAGAATGTCACCCGCGCTGCCGGTAAGGCGTCAGTCAGCCAGCCAGCAATGAGCGCCGCGCTTGCACGTCTGCGTAGCCATTTTGCCGATCCGCTGTTTATTCGCAGCGCCAGCGGATTACTGCCCACGGCGAGAGCGAAAGAGATCCATGTGCATGTCGGCCGCGCGCTGGACGAAATAACCCACCTGCTGGCACCGGAAGAGGCGTTCAGCCCGCAGAATCGAAGCATGGCCTTCACACTTGGCATGTCGGAATACCCGCTGATGGTGTTAATGCCGACGATTATGCGCGCGGTCAGCCAGCAGGCGCCGGACGTAACGATCCATGTGCGCACCTTTGTCGATCGCGATCAGTCCGTGGCGATGCTTGATAGCGGCGAGGTCGATCTGGTCATCGGTATCGTGCCAACCCAGGCGGAAAAACGCATCCTGTCGCAGCCTTTGATCCGCGATGAGTTTGTCACTCTCGTACGTCGCGACAGCGATGCCGCCCGTGACGGCATGACGCTGGAACGCTATCTCGCCATGAAGCACATTCTGGTCTCGCCCGAAGGCAATCACTACGGCCTGGTGGATGAGCAGCTCCGCAAGCAGGGGCTCAGCAGAATGGTGCGCCTGACGCTGCCCACGATGTCGGCCGTCTCGCGGATTATTGCGCGGACCAATTATGTCGCGACGGTACTTCGCCGCAGCGTGCTGGTGGATGAAGCCCATGACGATATTGTGCTGCTCAAGCCGCCGCTGGCACTGCCGGAGATTGCGTTTCACCTGCTGTGGCACCGCCGCTCGGATGGCGGTAACGCGCACCAATGGCTGCGGAAATTAATCCATGCGCAATTCAGCACGTACGCTGAATGA
- a CDS encoding ester cyclase — MSDHNEIANRLAREREAVEKIYQAFSLQNPDLLDEAVTPDWQDIPLAPGQAAGPQGLKPIIRSFIAAFPDVQIVIQDLMQLPGKIAVRAEITGTHQGTFMGMEATGKFVRIRLHEMHELNGERVIKTWHMEDWLGLFMQLGKTPSLP; from the coding sequence ATGTCAGACCATAATGAAATAGCGAATCGTCTTGCGCGCGAGCGCGAGGCCGTAGAAAAAATCTATCAGGCGTTTAGCCTGCAAAACCCGGATCTGCTCGATGAAGCGGTGACGCCAGACTGGCAGGATATTCCGCTGGCTCCCGGCCAGGCAGCCGGGCCGCAAGGGCTAAAACCCATCATCAGAAGCTTTATCGCGGCTTTTCCCGATGTGCAGATTGTCATTCAGGATTTGATGCAGCTTCCCGGTAAGATTGCCGTTCGCGCGGAGATTACCGGGACGCATCAGGGAACGTTTATGGGGATGGAAGCGACGGGGAAATTTGTGCGCATCCGTTTGCATGAGATGCACGAACTTAACGGTGAGCGCGTGATAAAAACCTGGCATATGGAAGACTGGCTCGGGCTGTTTATGCAGTTGGGCAAGACGCCTTCTCTGCCTTAA
- a CDS encoding carbohydrate porin: MKHIKTVVKQPVISALAGALFLCLQPSLAHAADAFSADSPWMFGDWGGTRTELQKEGVDFQVNYTMEAASNLAGGYNTSTTARYSDQQVFGVNLDLQKLLNWQDAEFQLTITNRDGQNVADQVADPRTGMLSSPQEVYGRGQTWRLTQFWLRKGFFDDVLDVKAGRVTVGEDFDNFDSKFQNLAFGSGQAGNWRGDHWYNWPVSQWGGRVRINFTPEVFMQVGFYNQNPYNYDRGDGFRFEFNPTEGNLVPVELGWKPLLGADKLPGNYRLGYYYSSTNDNVYGSWRDGSYQDTAHSYGGYILAQQQLTAQGGSSDRGITLTVQAVMNDHKTSKTDNYQSIALTWKGPFDARPQDEIGIGAGRIHINSSYTRLLDDENRFNGETDYNSLAYLPIQDGSEYNYEIYYNIQATKWLQIRPNLQYISAPGAVSQVDDAFVGGVTANINF, encoded by the coding sequence ATGAAACATATAAAAACAGTGGTGAAACAACCTGTAATATCTGCTTTAGCCGGAGCCTTATTCCTTTGTCTGCAACCCAGCCTTGCCCATGCGGCGGACGCCTTCAGCGCCGATTCCCCGTGGATGTTTGGTGACTGGGGCGGAACCCGCACCGAGCTACAGAAAGAGGGTGTCGATTTCCAGGTGAATTACACCATGGAAGCCGCATCAAACCTGGCTGGCGGCTATAACACCTCAACGACGGCGCGCTACAGCGATCAGCAGGTGTTCGGCGTTAATCTCGATCTGCAAAAACTGCTCAACTGGCAGGATGCCGAGTTCCAGTTAACCATCACTAACCGTGACGGGCAGAATGTCGCCGATCAAGTGGCCGATCCGCGTACCGGCATGCTCTCTTCCCCGCAGGAGGTGTATGGCCGCGGGCAGACCTGGCGTCTGACACAGTTCTGGCTACGTAAAGGCTTCTTTGACGATGTGCTGGATGTGAAAGCCGGGCGTGTGACCGTTGGCGAAGATTTCGATAATTTCGACAGTAAGTTCCAGAACCTGGCGTTCGGCAGCGGCCAGGCGGGTAACTGGCGCGGCGATCACTGGTACAACTGGCCGGTTTCCCAGTGGGGCGGTCGCGTGCGTATTAACTTCACGCCGGAAGTCTTTATGCAGGTCGGTTTCTACAACCAGAACCCGTATAACTATGATCGCGGCGACGGTTTCCGTTTTGAATTTAACCCGACCGAAGGTAACCTGGTTCCGGTAGAACTGGGCTGGAAACCGCTGCTCGGCGCGGACAAACTGCCGGGGAACTACCGTCTTGGTTACTACTACTCCTCGACCAACGATAATGTTTACGGCTCATGGCGCGATGGCAGTTATCAGGATACCGCCCACTCTTACGGCGGCTATATCCTCGCCCAGCAACAACTGACCGCGCAGGGCGGCTCCAGCGATCGCGGTATTACGCTGACCGTTCAGGCGGTGATGAACGATCACAAAACGTCAAAAACCGACAACTATCAGTCGATTGCGCTGACGTGGAAAGGACCGTTTGACGCGCGTCCGCAGGATGAAATTGGTATCGGCGCAGGCCGTATCCATATCAACTCCTCCTACACCCGCCTGCTGGACGACGAGAACCGCTTCAACGGTGAGACAGACTACAACAGCCTGGCCTATCTGCCGATTCAGGACGGTTCCGAGTACAACTACGAAATCTATTACAACATTCAGGCGACGAAATGGCTGCAAATTCGCCCGAACCTGCAATACATTTCCGCACCGGGCGCAGTCAGCCAGGTTGATGACGCCTTTGTCGGCGGCGTGACGGCGAACATCAACTTCTGA
- a CDS encoding helix-turn-helix transcriptional regulator, producing MLQPPMVEKESHELLNIQPAGGSLFSAPRLIHRDNLCSLSRPLLRNSQSTKDFYFPQATLIIILSGSLVLHTGHSAQILTPSTRACLIAQDTCIDIEKYPDGDGRPFQSLFLTISANVIREFAKRYTDVISRTSSVTEIAVIPLKKALIDSLFTLQASLNRPELDDNRLVLRLLDLLLVLAEHGHCFLPLAKRSVTLQLRELLQKAPEQHWTVKEAGKRLAMSESTLRRRLSDEHSRFETLLLETRMMHAMFLLQTTSFTLQGVAEQCGYLSYARFAEQFKKRFSTPPSRVR from the coding sequence ATGCTTCAGCCCCCGATGGTAGAAAAAGAATCACATGAGCTGCTGAATATCCAGCCAGCCGGGGGCAGCCTCTTTTCCGCACCGCGTTTAATCCATCGGGATAATCTCTGTTCACTCTCCCGACCGCTGCTGCGCAATAGCCAGAGCACAAAGGATTTTTATTTTCCGCAGGCCACCCTGATTATTATTTTGTCAGGTTCGCTGGTTCTGCATACAGGTCATTCAGCGCAAATTCTGACGCCATCAACGCGCGCATGTCTTATCGCACAAGATACCTGTATCGATATTGAAAAATATCCTGACGGTGATGGTCGGCCCTTCCAGTCATTATTTCTGACGATCTCAGCAAACGTTATTCGCGAGTTTGCCAAACGCTATACCGACGTTATTTCCCGCACCAGTTCTGTTACTGAAATCGCCGTTATTCCGTTGAAGAAAGCACTTATCGATTCGCTTTTTACTTTACAGGCGAGCCTAAACCGACCGGAACTTGATGATAACCGCCTGGTGTTACGGCTGCTGGATCTGCTGTTGGTGCTGGCGGAGCACGGTCACTGTTTTTTACCGCTGGCGAAACGCTCTGTCACCCTGCAACTCCGGGAATTATTGCAAAAAGCGCCGGAGCAACACTGGACGGTGAAAGAGGCGGGAAAACGGCTGGCGATGAGTGAATCAACATTAAGACGCCGACTGTCGGATGAACATTCCCGCTTCGAAACACTGCTGCTGGAAACACGTATGATGCATGCGATGTTCCTGCTGCAAACCACCTCCTTCACCCTGCAAGGGGTCGCAGAACAGTGTGGCTATCTCTCTTATGCACGATTTGCGGAGCAGTTTAAAAAACGCTTTTCGACGCCGCCTTCCCGGGTCCGCTAA
- a CDS encoding YbhB/YbcL family Raf kinase inhibitor-like protein, translating into MKLFSQNFSNGDVIPGKNAFAVPASEGHITLSQNASPHLAWDQIPPGTKSLALLCHDPDVPSRGDDVNQEGRVVSSTLPRIDFYHWVLLDIPVTQQELAESAFSSGVTPKGKTLASLPTGYRHGINDYSLWFASDAQMSGDYYGYDGPCPPWNDEIVHRYVFTLYALDVASLPVDGALTGQNVRKAIESVNVLAQAELTGLYSLNPTVR; encoded by the coding sequence ATGAAACTGTTCAGCCAGAACTTCAGTAATGGTGATGTTATTCCCGGAAAAAACGCCTTCGCCGTGCCCGCCAGCGAGGGGCATATTACGTTGTCGCAGAATGCCAGCCCGCATCTTGCCTGGGATCAGATCCCACCAGGGACGAAATCACTGGCATTGCTATGCCACGATCCGGATGTTCCTTCCCGCGGCGATGATGTTAATCAGGAGGGGCGCGTGGTTTCCAGCACGCTGCCACGCATCGATTTTTATCACTGGGTTTTGCTGGATATTCCCGTCACGCAGCAGGAACTGGCAGAATCGGCTTTCTCTTCCGGCGTGACGCCAAAAGGAAAAACGCTCGCCAGCTTGCCAACAGGTTATCGCCACGGCATAAACGACTATTCGCTGTGGTTTGCCAGCGATGCGCAGATGAGCGGCGACTATTATGGCTACGATGGCCCGTGCCCGCCGTGGAATGATGAAATCGTCCATCGTTACGTGTTTACGCTGTATGCGCTGGATGTGGCCAGCCTGCCGGTTGATGGCGCATTGACAGGACAAAATGTCCGTAAAGCCATAGAATCGGTGAATGTCCTGGCGCAAGCTGAATTGACCGGACTCTACTCGCTTAACCCGACGGTTCGTTAA
- a CDS encoding inverse autotransporter beta domain-containing protein, whose translation MDIKKTTSGLLILTQLLPVWHPLAHAALPTPSLTTDSQNNTENRFSVATMATGAALQADDQSGALKNLALGHFSGAANSEVQAWLSQFGTARVQLNVDTKGNLGNSALDFLLPLYDGPKNILFAQLGYRAPEGRQTGNLGLGWRTLYGSWMYGANLFLDNDFTGSNRRAGFGAEAWTDYLKLSANSYFGLTGWHQSRDFANYDERPADGWDIRAEAWLPDYPQLGGRLVYEQYRGSHVALVDKNNRQNNPRAITAGLSWTPVPLLTTGVDYQTGSGISDTRFSLMLRYQPGVSLREQLNPDAVRIMRSLAGSRHDLVERNNAIVLDYRKQEMITLALPARQSGNAGETIALDAIVTAKYGVKRVEWDAPELLAAGGKINVTGTTTATVVLPPWQSGNNTWPIRAVAWDNQDNKSNRASTEVTVNPPVATIQGSDLIVTRDNALADGAAANAVKAKVTDGNGNPLAGQTVNFSASNGAKIVTRSGTTDADGVVETTLTSTLPGSAIVTASLASGAATSVKTTFTSSTSAMMNNMMVTRNNALADGNSANAVQVEVTDGNGNALAGESVTFTANKGAQVTTVTGTTGADGLAWATLTNTAAGTTTVTAALSNGTTTSVDTHFTPVISYIVSSMTVTRNNALADGSDKNSVRIVVTDNNGKPQAGQNVTITANNGAVASASTVTTDSNGAVTVDLTNIQDGPSTVTATLDNGTRRQVDVEFESRVARAQVNLMTTKDNALRDGVDQDEVEATVLDIKGNPIAGVNITFKTQDTLSQVLGTQATTNANGKARTEVVSLAAIKNTVIASLDNGNEATSPVNFLMLQSMFRMITDYSPANGVDQNVFAVKLIRPDNGQPVAGQTLTLSTTDPMTLSTTQTTTDANGTATISATSTVASGTAGFSVRVSNVACCSITYDGIHFN comes from the coding sequence ATGGATATTAAAAAAACCACCTCGGGATTACTGATACTGACGCAGCTATTACCTGTCTGGCATCCGCTGGCACACGCTGCTCTGCCCACTCCCTCTTTAACCACCGACAGCCAAAACAACACGGAAAACCGTTTTTCTGTTGCCACGATGGCCACTGGCGCAGCACTGCAAGCAGATGACCAGTCCGGGGCATTGAAAAACCTGGCGCTGGGCCATTTTTCCGGCGCAGCTAACAGTGAAGTGCAGGCCTGGCTCTCACAGTTCGGCACCGCTCGCGTACAACTGAACGTTGATACCAAAGGGAACCTGGGCAATAGCGCGTTAGATTTCTTGCTGCCACTTTATGATGGCCCGAAGAATATCCTGTTTGCGCAGCTCGGATATCGTGCGCCAGAGGGGCGGCAGACCGGCAACCTGGGGCTCGGATGGCGAACGCTCTACGGCAGCTGGATGTACGGCGCTAATCTGTTCCTGGATAACGACTTCACCGGCAGCAACCGCCGCGCGGGTTTCGGGGCTGAAGCCTGGACCGACTACCTCAAACTCAGCGCGAACAGCTATTTCGGCCTCACGGGCTGGCATCAGTCCAGGGATTTCGCCAATTACGATGAACGCCCGGCGGACGGCTGGGACATTCGCGCCGAAGCCTGGCTGCCTGATTATCCGCAGTTGGGCGGCCGTCTGGTGTATGAGCAGTATCGGGGAAGTCACGTGGCGCTGGTTGATAAGAACAACCGGCAAAATAACCCGCGGGCGATTACAGCAGGGCTGAGCTGGACGCCCGTTCCACTGCTGACAACGGGGGTGGATTATCAGACTGGCAGCGGCATCAGCGATACCCGCTTCTCGCTGATGTTACGTTATCAGCCGGGCGTTTCGCTGCGCGAGCAGCTTAATCCGGATGCGGTTCGTATCATGCGTAGCCTGGCCGGAAGCCGTCACGATCTGGTCGAACGTAACAATGCGATTGTGCTTGATTACCGTAAGCAGGAGATGATTACGCTGGCGTTACCGGCCAGGCAAAGCGGCAATGCCGGCGAAACGATCGCGCTGGACGCCATCGTCACCGCAAAATACGGGGTGAAACGCGTCGAGTGGGATGCGCCAGAGCTGCTGGCCGCTGGCGGTAAAATTAATGTGACGGGCACGACCACGGCCACCGTTGTTCTCCCACCGTGGCAGAGCGGCAACAACACCTGGCCTATTCGCGCCGTGGCCTGGGATAACCAGGACAACAAATCAAACCGTGCCAGCACAGAGGTGACGGTGAACCCGCCGGTCGCCACCATCCAGGGCAGCGATCTTATCGTTACCCGTGATAATGCGCTGGCCGATGGCGCCGCCGCCAACGCCGTGAAGGCAAAAGTGACCGATGGTAACGGCAACCCGCTTGCCGGGCAGACCGTCAATTTTAGCGCCAGTAACGGGGCGAAAATCGTCACGCGCAGCGGAACAACTGACGCAGACGGGGTTGTAGAGACGACGCTGACCAGTACCCTGCCGGGAAGCGCCATCGTCACCGCTTCGCTGGCCAGTGGTGCAGCAACGTCAGTAAAAACTACCTTCACGTCGTCAACCAGCGCGATGATGAACAACATGATGGTCACGCGCAATAATGCGCTGGCCGATGGTAATTCTGCCAACGCCGTACAGGTGGAAGTGACCGACGGTAACGGCAATGCCCTTGCCGGAGAAAGCGTGACCTTCACCGCCAACAAGGGCGCGCAGGTTACGACGGTGACCGGAACGACGGGGGCAGACGGGCTGGCCTGGGCCACGCTGACCAATACCGCCGCAGGAACCACGACGGTAACGGCGGCGTTAAGCAATGGCACCACAACGTCGGTGGATACCCACTTTACGCCGGTTATCAGCTATATCGTGAGTAGCATGACCGTCACGCGCAATAATGCGCTGGCCGATGGCAGCGACAAAAACAGCGTGCGAATAGTGGTCACCGACAACAACGGTAAGCCACAGGCTGGACAGAACGTTACCATCACGGCGAATAATGGCGCAGTGGCTTCAGCATCAACCGTGACGACAGACAGCAATGGCGCTGTAACGGTCGACCTGACCAATATTCAGGACGGCCCCAGTACGGTAACGGCAACGCTGGACAACGGCACCCGCCGCCAGGTTGATGTGGAGTTCGAATCCCGTGTGGCGCGGGCGCAGGTTAACCTGATGACCACCAAAGACAATGCATTGAGAGACGGCGTGGATCAGGATGAAGTGGAAGCCACCGTGCTGGATATCAAAGGAAATCCAATCGCTGGCGTTAACATCACTTTTAAAACCCAGGATACGCTCAGCCAGGTGCTGGGCACCCAGGCGACGACCAATGCCAATGGTAAAGCCAGAACAGAAGTGGTATCGCTTGCAGCGATAAAAAATACGGTTATCGCTTCTCTGGATAATGGTAACGAAGCGACAAGTCCGGTGAATTTCCTCATGCTGCAAAGCATGTTCAGGATGATCACGGATTATTCTCCGGCTAACGGCGTGGATCAGAACGTCTTCGCGGTGAAGTTGATTCGCCCCGATAACGGGCAACCTGTCGCCGGTCAGACGCTAACCCTGAGCACAACGGATCCGATGACCTTGTCGACAACCCAGACCACGACGGATGCTAACGGAACGGCAACCATCAGCGCGACCAGTACGGTTGCTTCCGGTACAGCGGGCTTCAGCGTCCGGGTCAGCAATGTTGCCTGTTGCAGCATCACTTATGACGGTATTCACTTCAACTAA